The proteins below are encoded in one region of Peribacillus muralis:
- the panB gene encoding 3-methyl-2-oxobutanoate hydroxymethyltransferase, with translation MKLSGDFLKMKQNQEKIVMLTAYDYPSAKLAEQAGVDMILVGDSLGMVVLGYESTIPVTVNDMIHHTKAVKRGAPDTFVVTDMPFMSYHLSMDETLRNAARIMQEGHADAVKLEGADDVVEKIAALTKAGIPVVAHLGLTPQSVGVLGGYKVQGKDAEAAAQLVEDAKKCEAAGAMAIVFECVPHQVGELVTHHLGIPTIGIGAGADTDGQVLVYHDVIRYGVDRVAKFVKVYGDANELIGHSLTNFVVEVKSNQFPSQEHTFTMKEEQLTELYGGKR, from the coding sequence ATGAAATTGTCCGGAGATTTTTTGAAAATGAAACAAAATCAAGAGAAAATAGTCATGCTGACGGCTTATGATTATCCGTCCGCAAAATTAGCCGAACAAGCAGGAGTAGATATGATTTTAGTGGGCGATTCTCTAGGAATGGTCGTATTGGGATATGAGTCTACGATTCCTGTAACGGTTAATGACATGATTCATCACACCAAGGCCGTAAAACGGGGGGCGCCCGATACATTTGTCGTCACCGATATGCCCTTCATGAGCTATCATCTTTCAATGGATGAAACACTCAGGAATGCAGCACGGATCATGCAGGAAGGCCATGCAGATGCCGTGAAGCTTGAAGGAGCAGATGATGTCGTTGAAAAAATAGCGGCCTTGACGAAGGCTGGCATCCCGGTTGTAGCCCATCTTGGCTTGACTCCCCAATCGGTAGGGGTGCTAGGGGGATATAAAGTACAGGGAAAAGACGCCGAAGCTGCTGCACAGCTTGTGGAGGATGCGAAGAAATGTGAAGCTGCTGGGGCAATGGCAATAGTATTTGAATGTGTACCCCATCAAGTGGGGGAGCTCGTCACGCATCACTTGGGAATACCGACCATCGGGATTGGAGCAGGTGCAGATACGGATGGCCAGGTTCTCGTTTATCATGACGTGATCAGATATGGCGTTGATCGAGTTGCCAAATTCGTCAAAGTGTATGGAGATGCGAATGAACTCATTGGGCACTCACTAACAAACTTCGTCGTTGAAGTGAAAAGCAATCAATTTCCGTCTCAAGAACATACATTCACGATGAAGGAAGAGCAGCTCACAGAGCTTTACGGAGGAAAAAGATGA
- the panC gene encoding pantoate--beta-alanine ligase — MKTYTSAGELQQMLREEKSNQKSIGYVATMGYLHEGHATLMEKARKENDIVVLSIFVNPLQFGPNEDFETYPRDLVRDENVAANAGVDFLFYPTVQEMYGEEPSVTVVVQSRTDCLCGRQRPGHFDGVATVLTKFFNIILPDRAYFGKKDAQQVAVIDGLIKDFNFPIQLIAVDTVREEDGLAKSSRNVYLSDSERMEAKELYQSLLRAAKAIDSGESNAETVRALIKEHIESHTHGVIDYVEVYQYPELKPLETLSGNIIIALAVKFKHARLIDNMTINMK; from the coding sequence ATGAAAACTTATACATCAGCAGGAGAATTGCAGCAGATGCTTCGCGAAGAAAAAAGCAACCAGAAAAGTATCGGCTATGTAGCGACGATGGGCTATTTACATGAAGGGCATGCTACTCTCATGGAGAAGGCACGGAAGGAAAATGATATCGTCGTATTGAGTATATTCGTCAATCCTTTGCAATTCGGGCCGAATGAGGATTTCGAAACATACCCACGCGATTTGGTACGTGATGAGAATGTTGCTGCCAATGCGGGGGTGGATTTTCTCTTTTATCCAACCGTACAAGAGATGTACGGTGAGGAACCTTCAGTGACGGTTGTGGTCCAAAGCCGGACGGATTGCCTATGCGGCAGGCAAAGGCCAGGCCACTTTGATGGTGTAGCCACAGTCCTAACGAAGTTTTTCAATATCATCCTTCCCGATCGGGCATACTTCGGCAAGAAGGATGCCCAGCAGGTCGCGGTGATAGATGGTTTGATCAAGGATTTTAATTTCCCGATACAGCTTATCGCTGTAGATACTGTTCGTGAAGAAGACGGGTTAGCGAAGAGCTCGCGTAATGTTTACCTATCAGATTCTGAACGAATGGAAGCTAAAGAGTTGTACCAAAGTTTATTGAGAGCGGCAAAAGCCATTGATTCAGGTGAATCGAATGCTGAGACCGTTAGGGCACTTATAAAGGAACATATCGAATCCCACACACATGGAGTGATCGACTATGTTGAAGTTTACCAATATCCAGAGCTTAAACCGCTTGAAACGCTTTCGGGAAACATCATCATTGCACTAGCCGTTAAATTCAAGCATGCGCGTCTCATAGATAATATGACGATTAACATGAAATAA
- the dinG gene encoding ATP-dependent DNA helicase DinG, whose product MTQRYVVVDLETTGNSPKKGDRIIQFAGVVIENDQIVDEYSTYIHPGQEISLFIEELTGISNETVKHAPDFEDVANNIAQLIDGACFVAHNVLFDLSFLQEELVRCGFEPFYGSTLDTVELAKILKPTSDGYKLHQLAKEENLDHSRPHQADSDAYATALLLLELKKKLMNLPVMTLKQLYRLSYSLQSEVSELIDACIASKLAKAEVHSPEFNAYRGLAFKKNEEESERSDTESDYPLDVSEKMALLQRAFPAFEARSGQLEMMNMIHHSFETNQDAIIEAGTGIGKSLGYLLPAVYFAKKHKKPVVVSTYTLQLQDQLLQNEVPKLKTILPFSFQAVLLKGRGNYLSLAKFERALREKEDNYETALTKMQILVWLTETETGDKDELNLSSGGQLFWNRLQSDGLTYNGLKQPWQTLDFFERAKKTAVKADIIITNHSFLMSDLLTEDALIPKKGYLILDEAHHLEQAASKQLGRRLNYIAVKTVLNRLGTSDQKQLLYKLNKLLVNNGLAEGRNSQELDRKLNDFSYEFEQLFHYLSNQAEKLSRSMGPKRISFKVDDGKWGKAILIGERLVDLLGLIITELSQRLALLLDHESPLGKNSLFYLNDIEVLLGQLQDTRESLHEFFMKPHEENIYWLDYTNAAPQHGVTLTVQPIAGSKWLWDSYFGRQKSVVMTSATLVVKNSFQYFKEQLGLENQSILTASFPSPFRYKELVKVLVPNDLPDINGLSVEEFSEAAANHIIAAAQAAKGRMMVLFTSHEMLRATYHSIKDTGVLDEFTLFAQGISGGSRMRLLRNFQNFEKAILFGTTSLWEGVDIPGEDLSCLVIVRLPFSPPDEPVTAAKCQYFEKQGRNPFAAYSLPEALLRFRQGFGRLIRTPTDKGVLVILDRRIVTAKYGPEFRKAIPAVDWHQASISEMAEMIEDWIE is encoded by the coding sequence ATGACGCAACGATATGTAGTGGTCGATTTAGAAACAACAGGGAATTCTCCGAAAAAAGGGGATAGAATTATTCAGTTTGCCGGGGTGGTCATTGAAAATGACCAAATTGTTGATGAATACTCGACATATATTCACCCTGGGCAGGAAATTTCCTTATTTATTGAAGAATTGACCGGAATCAGCAACGAGACTGTAAAACATGCACCTGACTTTGAAGATGTAGCAAATAATATTGCCCAGCTTATAGATGGGGCATGTTTTGTAGCCCACAATGTTTTATTTGATTTATCTTTTTTACAGGAAGAATTGGTACGCTGCGGATTTGAGCCGTTTTACGGTTCGACCCTGGATACGGTGGAATTAGCCAAAATTTTAAAACCAACATCGGATGGATATAAGCTTCATCAGCTCGCTAAAGAAGAGAACCTTGATCATTCGAGGCCACATCAAGCGGACAGTGATGCATATGCAACTGCCTTGCTTTTGCTGGAATTGAAGAAAAAGCTGATGAATCTTCCGGTGATGACGCTAAAACAGTTATATCGATTATCTTATTCGCTGCAAAGCGAGGTTTCCGAATTGATAGATGCTTGCATTGCAAGCAAATTGGCGAAAGCGGAAGTGCATTCACCTGAATTTAATGCGTATAGGGGCCTTGCCTTTAAAAAGAACGAGGAAGAAAGTGAGCGCAGTGACACCGAGTCGGATTACCCGCTCGATGTTTCGGAGAAAATGGCGCTGCTTCAACGTGCTTTTCCTGCTTTCGAAGCAAGGAGCGGACAGCTTGAAATGATGAATATGATTCACCATTCCTTCGAAACCAACCAAGATGCAATCATCGAAGCCGGGACGGGAATCGGAAAATCGTTAGGCTATTTGCTTCCAGCCGTTTATTTTGCAAAAAAACATAAAAAACCGGTCGTCGTTTCGACGTATACGCTTCAACTGCAGGATCAGCTTCTCCAAAACGAGGTTCCTAAGCTTAAGACCATCCTTCCATTTAGCTTTCAGGCTGTCCTTTTAAAGGGGAGGGGAAATTATTTAAGCCTGGCGAAGTTCGAACGGGCATTACGTGAAAAGGAAGATAATTATGAAACGGCCTTAACGAAAATGCAGATACTGGTCTGGCTCACTGAAACGGAAACAGGGGATAAGGATGAATTGAATCTCTCCAGTGGCGGTCAGCTGTTCTGGAATAGGCTGCAAAGTGACGGCCTTACATATAATGGTTTGAAACAACCTTGGCAGACATTGGATTTTTTTGAACGGGCCAAAAAAACGGCAGTCAAGGCCGATATCATCATTACCAATCATTCTTTTTTAATGTCCGATCTCCTTACAGAAGATGCCTTGATTCCAAAGAAAGGATACCTGATCCTCGATGAAGCACATCATTTAGAGCAAGCTGCCTCTAAACAGCTGGGACGAAGGCTCAATTATATAGCGGTCAAGACCGTTTTGAACCGATTAGGGACATCCGATCAAAAGCAGTTATTATATAAATTGAATAAATTACTCGTAAATAATGGATTGGCTGAAGGCAGGAACAGTCAGGAGTTAGATCGAAAGCTGAATGATTTTTCTTATGAATTCGAGCAGCTTTTTCATTACCTCTCCAATCAGGCGGAAAAACTTTCACGTTCCATGGGTCCAAAACGGATCTCATTCAAAGTCGATGATGGAAAGTGGGGTAAGGCCATCCTGATTGGTGAGCGATTGGTTGACTTGTTGGGGCTCATCATAACGGAGCTCTCGCAAAGATTGGCGCTATTATTGGATCACGAGTCTCCCTTAGGAAAAAATTCATTATTCTACTTAAACGATATAGAAGTGCTGCTTGGTCAGTTACAGGATACGAGGGAGTCGTTACATGAGTTTTTCATGAAGCCGCATGAAGAAAATATTTATTGGCTTGATTATACGAATGCAGCGCCGCAGCATGGAGTGACTTTGACGGTTCAGCCGATTGCCGGCAGTAAATGGCTGTGGGATTCCTATTTCGGGCGCCAAAAAAGCGTGGTGATGACATCGGCTACCCTTGTCGTGAAGAATTCTTTTCAGTACTTCAAAGAACAACTTGGATTAGAGAACCAGTCAATCCTTACGGCTAGTTTTCCTTCGCCATTCCGTTATAAGGAACTTGTAAAGGTTCTCGTACCCAATGACTTACCCGATATCAATGGTTTATCGGTGGAGGAGTTTTCAGAAGCGGCAGCGAACCATATTATTGCCGCTGCTCAGGCAGCCAAAGGCAGGATGATGGTATTATTCACTTCGCATGAGATGTTGCGGGCCACTTATCATTCCATCAAAGACACTGGGGTTCTGGATGAGTTCACTTTATTTGCGCAAGGGATTTCTGGAGGAAGCCGAATGAGGCTACTCAGGAACTTCCAAAATTTTGAGAAAGCCATCCTTTTTGGAACGACAAGCCTTTGGGAGGGCGTCGATATCCCAGGTGAGGATTTATCTTGTTTGGTCATTGTCAGGCTGCCGTTTTCACCGCCGGATGAGCCGGTAACCGCTGCAAAATGCCAGTATTTCGAGAAGCAAGGGCGCAACCCATTTGCTGCGTACTCTTTACCTGAAGCATTGCTAAGATTTCGCCAAGGGTTCGGCAGGCTCATACGGACTCCAACCGATAAAGGGGTCTTGGTCATTCTTGATCGCCGTATCGTCACGGCCAAATATGGTCCTGAATTCCGAAAAGCCATTCCCGCGGTCGACTGGCACCAAGCGTCCATCTCTGAGATGGCCGAGATGATAGAAGACTGGATAGAATGA
- the panD gene encoding aspartate 1-decarboxylase has translation MFRTMMNGKIHRARVTEANLNYVGSITIDEDIIDAVGILPNEKVAIVNNNNGARLETYVIAGERGSGVVCLNGAAARLVQPEDIVIIISYVLVAEEKLSDHKPKVAIMNEENKIIELISNEPAATIM, from the coding sequence ATGTTTCGAACGATGATGAATGGGAAAATCCATCGTGCAAGGGTGACCGAGGCAAATTTGAATTATGTAGGCAGCATTACTATCGATGAAGATATCATTGATGCAGTAGGTATCCTGCCTAATGAAAAGGTTGCCATCGTGAATAATAACAATGGAGCAAGACTTGAAACATACGTAATTGCGGGAGAGCGGGGAAGTGGTGTCGTTTGTTTGAACGGGGCAGCAGCAAGACTTGTCCAGCCGGAAGATATCGTGATAATCATATCGTATGTGCTGGTCGCTGAAGAGAAGCTCAGTGATCACAAGCCAAAGGTAGCGATCATGAATGAAGAAAACAAAATAATCGAATTGATTTCCAACGAACCTGCCGCTACAATCATGTAA